In the genome of Arctopsyche grandis isolate Sample6627 chromosome 13, ASM5162203v2, whole genome shotgun sequence, the window AATTTGCCTTGATGTCAGGAATAAGTACGAACGTCTGCACGTGCTATGATTGACAACTGGTAGATCAACCTCCCGTAGATTTGTAGGAATTTCACCCATCGATTCCTAAATGATTATACAATAGGCTGAATATGCCTTtgttatttataaaacaaaaattgaaattggTTCAATTTGACTTACAGTTGTGACTCCCCATCCAGATATGGTCACCAAGCTTCCATCTTCAGGATCGCTGCCTGTTGCCAACGGAATGATGGCAACATTAGGTCCTAGTATGATTTCTTGCCTAAGCGTAACTATGGCGAAGTCATAATCCAAATTTAAACTAACGAAATTTGGATGAGTTGAGAAAGATGCTACTTTTACCAGCTGTCCACCATTGTCGAACGCTGTTGATCCAACTCGAGCATACATTTTTTCCAGCTCAGATTCATCTCTTCATTAAAATAGCCTTCTCATTACTAGAATAATCatttgtactatatatgtatatataataaaaaaaatgcttacgGATAGCAATGAGCAGCAGATAATAGGAATTTCGTGCTAATGATGGAAGCTCCACAGCTATGATCATATGAATCTGCCTTCAGGTATTGAA includes:
- the LOC143920751 gene encoding trypsin-7-like, with the protein product MVAIKLVVIFIVLCATFLPSVYGFGRIVGGIESSIERRPYQASLQYLKADSYDHSCGASIISTKFLLSAAHCYPDESELEKMYARVGSTAFDNGGQLVKVASFSTHPNFVSLNLDYDFAIVTLRQEIILGPNVAIIPLATGSDPEDGSLVTISGWGVTTESMGEIPTNLREVDLPVVNHSTCRRSYLFLTSRQICLGGTPQGCLSACFGDSGGPAVQNGVQYALVSGGTSCEKPNVPGLYAKISSGRDWITEMTGV